The following nucleotide sequence is from Cyclopterus lumpus isolate fCycLum1 chromosome 20, fCycLum1.pri, whole genome shotgun sequence.
AGAAAGAGGGAGACCAACATCATGGCTCAGAAGTGTGAATAAGTAATCAAGCAAAGAAAGGTCTGGGCATCTTGTCTCATACCCTGTCTGTCTTGAAGACGTAGTAAAGGACAAAGAGAGGCACAACTCCAAACATTGCACCCAACAGAGAAGTCTTGAATGTGGGCCTGAAGGTTGCGTAGGGGTTGGCACGTGCATACACCCAGCGTGTCAGGGCAGGGTCTTCCTACAGAGACAGAAGTATGCAATTCAATGTCAATGATCACCCTGAAAACTGAATCTTTGCAgtccagaaaaaaagacaaaagtataaagacaaaatataaaatatatagtaGTATGAGTTCATGATACTGGAAAACTGTTTCCCACTATACAACAATCTATATCCAGAAGCCTTTTATAGTCATTAGGaaaacacagtaaaacaaaCTTTGCAAAGGGCAAAAGCTACCCAGGAGGTCCCCCTGTCAGGACGGGCCTTTTCCATTGAGTACTTTTTATGAAGGCTACAGGTGTAAATGATGAAAATGAATGAGGAAATTAATTTAGCTGCTTCAGCTTCAGAGTTCTGGTAGTGTGCATGTTGGCGTACTGGGACTCTTGGATACAATTGAGTCATTGTTAATATTAGTAGAAACACCTGttcttttcacaaaatgtttgctTCAAATTAATCCAAAATGGACAACCCAAATGTTGGTATTCAGAAGAGTTAGGTTATGAAATAAGCTCAGTCACATATTTTACGTTGTTTTTGTGAAGAGTTGTGTAGTTTCAGGTATAGACAAAGTCAATTGTATGTTGGTGTCAAAGGGCATGGGACGTATGTCCATGCAGAACATTATGTATTGCAGTTCGATTGAAGCAGCtggaaatgtaactttaacagTCTGGACGAGGCTCAGTTTAGTTGCAGGGTTGAAAAGGACAGGAATGATTATGTTCATCTTTAACAATAGTAACTGTTGTACATTGACCCCATCTCTAGCATATGGCAACAACTTGactaaatctaaaaaaagatATACGGAAGAATGgatttaatgttaataatacacAGTATGGCTAACGTCCCTGTATCCAAAACTCAAACCTGTGACCAAACTCAAATCGTCCTGATAATATGATTAACGTTAACTCCATCCAGTACCGCATCACAACACCATGCACAACAATATGAGGCACTGAAATCTTTACAAAGAACGTTGCTCTTTAGTAAAAAACTGGGTTCGTCTGACTTGTGTGCACTGGCTTAGTGTTAGCCATTTCCAAGGGTGACATTGCTAGCTAGCGGGTCGCCACTTACAATGAGCTCTTTTCTGTGCGGGTTGTTGAGCTGCGTCTGGTACTGCCTCTTTAGATTCGCCCGTAGCGCTGCCCTGTCCTCTTCGGCACGTCGCTGCTCCGGCGAGACGTTGAAATACTCATTTGGGTCAAGCGTTTTTGGCCGAGTAGCCAAGGGCGCCTCTCGGTAGTCCGCCATGATTGTTTGATGACGCGTAGAACGGCGCGGACGTGAACTCGTGAAGTCTCGCGTTGATAACATGAATCGTCGCCATGGCAACATCACACTTTCTCTCGCTGTTAGGCCCGCGTCTTAAGTGAAACAATGAGCGCAGGTAACACAAAACAGGAAAAGGACGAGAGTGTTCTGGGTGAAAGTGATGacaggaactttcattttgaagaAATGTCTCTCGCGGATGACAGGAAATTGacggaagaggaggaacatttgGAGGCCACGGTAAAAAACTATCCAAACCGGGTCAGAGGCCGGCGCTCCTTCCCCCAGGCCCATCACACACCACCGACCCCAGGGCGTGGATGACTTTCTGCGCAACTTTCTTTCCCAAATGAGCATGACAGAAACGCTCGATTGTTTTCAGACCGAGTGGACCGAGATGGCGCAGAGAGGACTGGTGAACCCAGAACATGTTGATGTGGTACCGGACGTGCACGTTGAAAACCAGCGTCTGGACAGCGAGCTGAAAAACGCGCagcgggagggggaggagtaCAGGCTGGCGGCATCTGCCGGAGCTGAGACACTGGCGAGGGTCCAGAAAGAAAGGGACTTCCAACGGATGCAACATAAGCGTGTTGTCCAGGAGAAAAACAGGGTCATCGAGGACATAAGAAAGCTTAAATCACAGTGCGACCACTACGAACTCGCGTTGAAGCGAAGTAATGAAAA
It contains:
- the ndufb4 gene encoding NADH dehydrogenase [ubiquinone] 1 beta subcomplex subunit 4; translation: MADYREAPLATRPKTLDPNEYFNVSPEQRRAEEDRAALRANLKRQYQTQLNNPHRKELIEDPALTRWVYARANPYATFRPTFKTSLLGAMFGVVPLFVLYYVFKTDRDRKEDQIKAGTLNRKFSLSS